A single genomic interval of Mycolicibacterium holsaticum DSM 44478 = JCM 12374 harbors:
- a CDS encoding GMC family oxidoreductase — protein sequence MAEYDYVILGAGAAGCVLANRLSADPNNEVLLVEAGGRDRNPYIHVPMISAALFGNDAYSWSYRLQPFGPENRTEIWPRGKVLGGSTAINGLVYNRGDREDYDELVRRGNSGWGWQDILPVYKAFEDNQFGASPTRGAGGELAVTTPRDPDQLVFDLIDAGVKLGLRSVADYNEFDGERVGPAMATIQRGRRITAAKAFLRPALKRPNLHLALNTKALRLVFENGRAAGVEVRTQGNTSQLRPRRELIMALGALESPKLLQLSGIGPRDVLDAAGVPVYLERTNVGRRMLEHFCVINTYRLAEDIGYNRLLRNTRAKGLTALKYLANRKGPLATPTGDVMAIFKTTPEVARVDAQVLVRMMSVGSVRPDAPAGVEDVGGVSCMGEVLRSTSEGSVWITSADPDAPLTVDANYLATDYDRKTSIALLRRMRQWFEQSPIAEKVATESRPGPDVQSDDEILAGITATGATGSHAVATCAMGPDDDDVVDDRCRVRGIDGLRIVDCASQPTMISGNLMGPTMAWAGRAAEFILDGG from the coding sequence ATGGCCGAGTACGACTACGTCATCCTCGGAGCGGGCGCGGCGGGCTGCGTGCTGGCGAATCGGCTGTCCGCGGACCCCAACAACGAGGTGTTGCTGGTCGAAGCGGGTGGCCGCGACCGCAACCCCTACATCCACGTGCCGATGATCAGCGCCGCCCTTTTCGGCAACGACGCGTACTCGTGGAGCTACCGGCTGCAGCCGTTCGGGCCCGAGAACCGCACCGAGATCTGGCCGCGCGGCAAAGTCCTCGGCGGGTCGACCGCGATCAACGGCCTGGTCTACAACCGCGGCGACCGCGAGGACTACGACGAGTTGGTGCGCCGCGGCAACTCCGGCTGGGGCTGGCAGGACATCCTGCCCGTCTACAAGGCCTTCGAGGACAACCAGTTCGGGGCGTCGCCGACGCGCGGCGCGGGTGGCGAGCTCGCGGTCACCACCCCGCGCGATCCCGACCAGTTGGTGTTCGACCTGATCGACGCCGGGGTGAAGCTCGGGCTGCGCAGCGTGGCCGACTACAACGAGTTCGACGGCGAGCGCGTCGGCCCGGCGATGGCCACGATTCAGCGCGGACGACGCATCACCGCCGCCAAGGCGTTTCTGCGGCCCGCACTCAAGCGGCCCAACCTGCATCTGGCGCTCAACACCAAGGCGCTCCGGCTGGTGTTCGAAAACGGCCGCGCGGCCGGTGTCGAGGTCCGCACCCAAGGCAACACCAGCCAGCTGCGGCCGCGCCGCGAGCTGATCATGGCGCTGGGTGCGCTGGAATCACCGAAGCTGTTGCAGCTCTCCGGAATCGGGCCGCGCGACGTGCTCGACGCCGCCGGCGTTCCGGTGTACCTCGAGCGGACCAACGTCGGGCGCCGGATGCTCGAGCACTTCTGCGTCATCAACACCTATCGACTGGCCGAGGACATCGGCTACAACCGGTTGCTGCGCAACACCAGGGCCAAGGGCCTGACGGCGCTGAAGTACCTCGCCAACCGCAAGGGGCCGCTGGCCACGCCCACCGGCGATGTGATGGCGATCTTCAAGACCACACCCGAGGTGGCGCGGGTGGACGCGCAGGTGCTGGTGCGGATGATGTCGGTGGGTTCGGTACGTCCCGACGCGCCCGCGGGCGTCGAGGACGTCGGCGGGGTGTCGTGCATGGGTGAGGTGCTGCGCTCGACGTCAGAGGGCAGCGTGTGGATCACCTCGGCCGACCCGGACGCACCGTTGACCGTCGACGCGAACTACCTCGCGACCGACTACGACCGCAAGACCAGCATCGCGTTGCTGCGCCGGATGCGGCAGTGGTTCGAGCAGTCACCCATCGCCGAGAAGGTCGCGACCGAGAGCCGCCCGGGGCCCGACGTGCAGTCCGACGACGAGATCCTGGCAGGCATCACCGCGACCGGCGCCACCGGCAGCCATGCGGTCGCCACCTGTGCGATGGGACCCGACGACGACGACGTCGTCGACGACCGCTGCCGGGTGCGCGGGATCGACGGGCTGCGCATCGTGGACTGCGCCAGCCAGCCCACGATGATCTCGGGCAACCTGATGGGCCCGACGATGGCCTGGGCCGGGCGCGCCGCCGAGTTCATCCTCGACGGCGGCTGA
- a CDS encoding phosphoenolpyruvate carboxykinase (GTP) — protein MTAATIPGLDTAPTKHKGLLAWVQEVAELTQPDRVVFTDGSDEENARLCQQLEAAGTFTRLNDEKKPNSYLALSDPSDVARVESRTFICTEREIDAGPTNNWKDPAEMRGIMTELYRGCMRGRTMYVVPFCMGPLGADDPKLGVEITDSEYVVVSMRTMTRMGKAALDKMGTDGFFVKALHSIGAPLVAADGSQKDDVPWPCNDTKYISHFPETREIWSYGSGYGGNALLGKKCYALRIASAIAHDEGWLAEHMLILKLISPENKSYFVAAAFPSACGKTNLAMLQPTLPGWRAETVGDDIAWMRFGKDGRLYAVNPEFGFFGVAPGTNWSSNPNAMKTIEAGNTVFTNVALTDDKDVWWEGLEGDPQHLIDWKGRDWTPGSDEKAAHPNSRYTTPISQCPTLAPEWDDPQGVPISAILFGGRRKTTVPLVTQARDWQHGVFIGATLGSEQTAAAEGKVGTVRRDPMAMLPFLGYNVGDYFAHWINIGKQSDESKMPKIFFVNWFRRGDDGRFLWPGFGENSRVMKWIVDRIEQRAGGRTTPIGIVPTAEDLDLSGLDVDPADVDAALAVNVEEWRDELPLIEEWFEFVGEKLPTGIKDEFDALKHRLTEGE, from the coding sequence ATGACCGCAGCGACTATTCCGGGTCTGGATACCGCACCGACGAAGCACAAAGGGCTGCTCGCCTGGGTCCAGGAGGTCGCGGAGTTAACACAGCCCGATCGGGTGGTCTTCACCGACGGCTCCGACGAGGAGAACGCGCGGCTGTGCCAGCAACTCGAAGCGGCTGGCACCTTCACTCGCCTCAACGACGAAAAGAAGCCCAACTCCTACCTCGCGCTGTCTGATCCCTCGGATGTGGCGCGCGTGGAATCGCGCACCTTTATCTGTACCGAGCGGGAAATCGACGCCGGACCCACCAACAACTGGAAAGACCCCGCCGAGATGCGCGGGATCATGACCGAGCTGTACCGCGGCTGCATGCGGGGCCGCACCATGTATGTGGTGCCGTTCTGCATGGGCCCGCTGGGCGCCGATGATCCCAAGCTGGGTGTGGAGATCACCGACTCCGAATACGTCGTGGTGTCGATGCGCACGATGACCCGGATGGGCAAGGCCGCGCTGGACAAGATGGGCACCGACGGCTTCTTCGTCAAGGCGCTGCACTCGATCGGCGCGCCGCTGGTTGCGGCCGACGGCTCGCAAAAAGATGACGTGCCGTGGCCGTGCAACGACACCAAGTACATCAGCCACTTCCCGGAGACCCGTGAGATCTGGAGCTACGGCTCGGGTTACGGCGGCAACGCGCTGCTTGGCAAGAAGTGCTATGCGCTGCGCATCGCGTCGGCGATCGCCCACGACGAGGGCTGGCTCGCCGAGCACATGCTGATCCTCAAGCTGATCTCCCCGGAGAACAAGTCCTACTTCGTCGCCGCGGCGTTCCCGTCGGCGTGCGGCAAGACCAACCTCGCGATGCTGCAGCCCACCCTGCCGGGCTGGCGGGCCGAGACCGTCGGTGACGACATCGCCTGGATGCGGTTCGGCAAGGACGGCCGGCTCTACGCCGTCAACCCCGAGTTCGGCTTCTTCGGCGTCGCGCCCGGCACCAACTGGTCGTCGAACCCGAACGCGATGAAGACCATCGAGGCCGGCAACACCGTGTTCACCAACGTCGCGCTGACCGACGACAAGGACGTGTGGTGGGAAGGCCTCGAGGGCGACCCGCAGCACCTCATCGACTGGAAGGGCCGGGACTGGACGCCGGGCTCCGACGAGAAGGCCGCGCATCCGAACTCGCGCTACACCACCCCGATCTCGCAGTGCCCGACGCTGGCGCCCGAGTGGGACGACCCGCAGGGTGTGCCGATCTCGGCGATCCTGTTCGGCGGCCGGCGCAAGACCACGGTTCCGCTGGTCACCCAGGCCCGCGACTGGCAGCACGGGGTGTTCATCGGCGCCACGCTGGGTTCCGAGCAGACCGCGGCCGCCGAGGGCAAGGTCGGCACCGTGCGCCGCGACCCGATGGCGATGCTGCCGTTCCTCGGCTACAACGTCGGCGACTACTTCGCGCACTGGATCAACATCGGCAAGCAGTCCGACGAGTCCAAGATGCCGAAGATCTTCTTCGTCAACTGGTTCCGCCGCGGCGACGACGGCCGGTTCCTGTGGCCCGGGTTCGGTGAGAACAGCCGTGTGATGAAGTGGATCGTCGACCGCATCGAGCAGCGCGCCGGCGGCCGCACCACCCCGATCGGCATCGTGCCGACCGCCGAGGACCTGGACCTGTCCGGCCTCGACGTCGACCCCGCCGACGTCGACGCCGCGCTTGCGGTCAACGTCGAGGAGTGGCGCGATGAGCTTCCGCTGATCGAGGAGTGGTTCGAGTTCGTCGGCGAGAAGCTGCCGACAGGCATCAAGGACGAGTTCGACGCCCTCAAGCACCGCCTGACCGAAGGCGAGTAA
- the trmB gene encoding tRNA (guanosine(46)-N7)-methyltransferase TrmB yields the protein MSDHGRMHLPDVADGSAPAPDVADGSAPAPDVADGSAPAPDVADGSAPAPDVADGSAPAPDVADGQHRYPRVTSFRTRRTTLSAAQQATWDRLWPEIGTHARDADGPAPRLDTEAWFKRRAPVVVEIGCGAGISTLAMAKAEPDLDIVAVEVYRRGLAQLLSGIDRDGVSNIRLVRGDGVDVLAHMFGPDSLTGVRVYFPDPWPKARHHKRRLLQPSTVALIADRLRPGGVLHVATDHAGYAEHIAEVGDAEPRLRRVTDTDDLPISVERPVTKYENKAQRAGSAVAELLWEKRS from the coding sequence ATGAGCGACCATGGACGGATGCATCTGCCCGATGTCGCCGACGGGTCGGCTCCCGCGCCCGACGTCGCCGACGGGTCGGCTCCCGCGCCCGACGTCGCCGACGGGTCGGCTCCCGCGCCCGACGTCGCCGACGGGTCGGCTCCCGCGCCCGACGTCGCCGACGGGTCGGCTCCCGCGCCCGACGTCGCCGACGGGCAGCATCGCTATCCCCGGGTCACCAGCTTCCGGACCCGGCGCACGACGCTCTCGGCAGCTCAACAGGCGACCTGGGACCGGCTCTGGCCGGAGATCGGCACCCATGCGCGCGACGCGGACGGACCCGCCCCGCGGCTGGACACCGAGGCGTGGTTCAAACGCAGGGCGCCGGTGGTCGTGGAGATCGGCTGCGGTGCGGGGATTTCGACGTTGGCGATGGCCAAGGCCGAGCCCGACCTGGACATTGTGGCCGTGGAGGTCTACCGGCGCGGGTTGGCACAGTTGCTGTCGGGAATCGACCGCGACGGGGTGTCCAACATCCGACTGGTGCGCGGTGACGGCGTCGACGTGCTGGCCCATATGTTCGGCCCGGATTCGCTGACCGGTGTGCGTGTCTACTTTCCCGACCCCTGGCCCAAGGCGCGCCACCACAAGCGTCGGCTGCTGCAGCCGTCGACCGTCGCGCTGATCGCCGACCGGCTACGGCCCGGCGGTGTGCTGCACGTCGCCACCGACCACGCCGGTTACGCCGAACACATCGCCGAGGTGGGCGACGCCGAACCCCGGCTGCGCCGGGTCACCGACACCGACGACCTGCCGATCTCCGTCGAACGCCCGGTCACCAAGTACGAGAACAAGGCGCAACGTGCCGGCAGCGCCGTCGCCGAACTGCTCTGGGAGAAGCGGTCATGA
- a CDS encoding NYN domain-containing protein has protein sequence MSLTEDLRQIGADPPPDASPPAEATLRVLLVWDAPNLDMGLGSILGGRPTAAHRPRFDALGRWLLARTAELAAQLEGTARAVSLEPEATVFTNIAPGSADVVRPWVEALRNVGFAVFAKPKIDEDSDVDTDMLSHIALRRSEGLAGVLVASADGQAFKQPLEEIARDGIPVAVLGFREHASWALASDTLEFVDLEDIPGVFREPLPRIGLDSLPEQGAWLQPFRPLSSLLTSRVNN, from the coding sequence ATGAGCCTCACCGAAGACCTACGGCAGATCGGGGCGGACCCGCCGCCCGACGCATCGCCGCCGGCGGAGGCCACGTTGCGGGTGCTGCTGGTCTGGGACGCCCCCAACCTGGACATGGGTCTCGGGTCGATCCTCGGTGGGAGGCCGACGGCCGCGCACCGGCCCCGCTTCGACGCGCTCGGGCGCTGGCTGCTGGCCCGCACGGCCGAGCTGGCCGCCCAGCTCGAGGGCACCGCCCGAGCTGTCTCGCTGGAACCGGAAGCCACCGTGTTCACCAACATCGCCCCAGGCAGCGCCGACGTCGTGCGACCGTGGGTGGAAGCGTTGCGTAACGTTGGTTTCGCGGTCTTCGCCAAACCGAAGATCGACGAGGACAGTGACGTCGACACCGACATGCTGAGCCACATCGCGTTGCGCCGCAGCGAGGGACTGGCCGGTGTTCTGGTGGCGTCCGCCGACGGGCAGGCGTTCAAACAACCGTTGGAGGAGATCGCCCGAGACGGCATACCGGTGGCGGTGCTCGGATTTCGCGAACATGCCAGCTGGGCGCTAGCGTCGGATACCTTGGAGTTCGTCGACCTGGAGGACATACCTGGTGTGTTCCGGGAGCCGCTACCGCGAATCGGCCTTGATTCGCTGCCCGAGCAGGGGGCATGGCTGCAGCCATTCCGGCCGCTGTCCTCGCTACTGACCTCGCGCGTCAACAACTGA
- a CDS encoding MMPL family transporter → MFAWWGRTVYRFRYIVIGIMVALCLGGGVFGISLGDHVTQSGFYDEGSESVHASVVGDEVYGRDRTSHVVAILTPPDGEKVDNPDWQRDVVGELDGFVADHPDQVVGWVGWLKAPDAASETVQQMKTDDLSKTFISIPLKGDTDDEILKNYQAVEPDLQQVNDGRIKLAGLNPLASELTGSIGEDQRRAEIAAIPLVCVVLFFVFGGVVAAALPGLIGGLTIAGALGIMRLLAEFMPVHFFAQPVVTLMGLGIAVDYGLFMVSRFREEIAEGYDTEAAVRRTVMTSGRTVMFSAVILVASSVPLLLFPQGFLKSITYAIIASVMLAAILSVTVLAAALAILGPNVDALGVRTLLRVPFFRNWKPMRVYLEWLAEKTQKTKTRAEVEQGFWGKLVNRVMKRPIAFAAPIVIVMILLIIPLGQLSLGGISEKYLPPDNSVRLAQEEFDKNFPGFRTEPLTIVMERQDGEPVTDQQVAEIRNKAMTVPGFIEPEDDPSKMWQERAVQEGGSKDPSVRVIQNGLENRNDAAKKINELRALSPPRGITVSVGGTPALEQDSIHSLFDKLPLMVTLLIVTTTILMFLAFGSVVLPIKAAVMSALTLGSTMGVLTWMFVTGHGSGVMNYTPQPLMAPMIGLIIAVIWGLSTDYEVFLVSRMVEARERGMSTAEAIRIGTATTGRLITGAALVLAVVAGAFVFSDLVMMKYLAFGLLIALLLDATVVRMFLVPAVMKLLGDDCWWAPRWMKRLQERLGLGETELPDERKRPTVRETAESPEALVGAGAPVPPRPVGRPRPPHDPTHPVPEAPPRSGATTRIATPGAAPSGAGTTRMPGAAKAEEPPTTRIAMARNAVRNAVNSAAAATRQAAKPPAPPAPQAPREDREIESWLGELRGTATPPGPPPPVKQGPPTARPSAEATRAMPRSPRPEPGNEPTTALPTLGNPPEGRATNAAQDDDATTAFRAVRQKGNAPQSSGDPEATEKIDTREGEEPKRRGGGVSAQDLLRREGRL, encoded by the coding sequence GTGTTCGCCTGGTGGGGTCGAACGGTGTACCGGTTTCGATACATCGTCATCGGCATCATGGTCGCACTGTGCCTTGGTGGCGGTGTGTTCGGCATCAGCCTGGGCGACCACGTCACCCAAAGCGGCTTCTACGACGAGGGCAGCGAGTCCGTGCACGCGTCGGTGGTCGGTGACGAGGTCTACGGCCGCGACCGCACCAGCCATGTGGTGGCCATCCTCACCCCGCCCGACGGGGAGAAGGTCGACAACCCGGACTGGCAGCGCGACGTCGTCGGCGAGCTCGACGGTTTCGTCGCGGATCACCCGGATCAGGTGGTGGGCTGGGTCGGCTGGCTGAAGGCGCCCGACGCCGCCAGCGAGACCGTCCAGCAGATGAAGACCGACGACCTGTCCAAGACCTTCATCAGCATCCCGCTCAAGGGCGACACCGACGACGAGATCCTGAAGAACTATCAGGCCGTCGAACCCGACCTGCAGCAGGTCAACGACGGCCGCATCAAGCTGGCCGGGCTCAACCCGCTGGCCAGCGAGTTGACCGGCAGCATCGGCGAGGACCAGCGGCGTGCGGAGATCGCGGCCATCCCGCTGGTGTGTGTGGTGCTGTTCTTCGTGTTCGGCGGGGTGGTGGCGGCCGCGCTGCCCGGGCTCATCGGCGGTCTGACGATCGCCGGCGCGCTGGGCATCATGCGCCTGCTCGCCGAGTTCATGCCCGTGCACTTCTTCGCCCAGCCGGTGGTGACGCTGATGGGTCTGGGCATCGCGGTCGACTACGGGCTGTTCATGGTCAGCCGGTTCCGAGAGGAGATCGCCGAGGGCTACGACACCGAGGCGGCGGTGCGCCGCACGGTGATGACGTCGGGTCGTACCGTCATGTTCTCGGCGGTCATCCTGGTGGCGTCGTCGGTGCCGCTGCTGCTGTTCCCGCAGGGCTTCCTCAAGTCGATCACCTACGCGATCATCGCCTCGGTGATGCTGGCGGCGATCCTGTCGGTCACCGTCCTGGCCGCCGCGCTGGCCATCCTCGGGCCCAACGTCGACGCGCTCGGGGTGCGCACGCTGCTGCGGGTGCCGTTCTTCCGTAACTGGAAGCCGATGCGCGTCTACCTGGAGTGGCTGGCGGAGAAGACGCAGAAGACCAAGACCCGCGCCGAGGTCGAGCAGGGTTTCTGGGGCAAGCTGGTCAATCGGGTGATGAAGCGTCCCATCGCGTTCGCCGCGCCGATCGTGATCGTGATGATCCTGCTGATCATTCCGCTGGGTCAGCTGTCGCTGGGCGGCATCAGCGAAAAGTATCTGCCGCCCGACAACTCGGTGCGCCTGGCGCAGGAAGAGTTCGACAAGAACTTCCCCGGCTTCCGCACTGAACCGTTGACGATCGTGATGGAACGCCAGGACGGCGAGCCGGTGACCGACCAGCAGGTCGCCGAGATCCGCAACAAGGCGATGACGGTGCCGGGCTTCATCGAACCCGAGGACGACCCGTCGAAGATGTGGCAGGAGCGCGCCGTTCAGGAGGGCGGCTCGAAGGATCCGTCGGTGCGGGTGATCCAGAACGGTTTGGAGAACCGCAACGACGCCGCCAAGAAGATCAACGAGCTGCGTGCCCTGTCACCGCCGCGGGGCATCACGGTATCCGTCGGTGGCACACCGGCTTTGGAGCAGGACAGCATTCACAGCCTGTTCGACAAGCTGCCGCTGATGGTGACGCTTCTGATCGTCACCACGACGATCCTGATGTTCCTGGCGTTCGGGTCGGTGGTGTTGCCGATCAAGGCCGCGGTGATGAGCGCGCTGACCCTTGGCTCGACGATGGGCGTGCTCACCTGGATGTTCGTCACCGGGCACGGCTCCGGGGTGATGAACTACACCCCGCAACCGTTGATGGCGCCGATGATCGGCCTGATCATCGCGGTGATCTGGGGGCTGTCCACCGACTACGAGGTGTTCCTGGTGTCCCGCATGGTGGAGGCCCGCGAACGCGGGATGTCCACCGCCGAGGCGATTCGGATCGGCACCGCGACCACCGGCCGGTTGATCACCGGCGCCGCGCTGGTGCTGGCCGTCGTCGCGGGCGCGTTCGTGTTCTCCGACCTGGTGATGATGAAGTACCTGGCGTTCGGCCTGCTGATCGCGCTGCTGCTGGACGCCACCGTGGTCAGGATGTTCCTGGTGCCCGCGGTGATGAAGCTGCTCGGCGACGACTGCTGGTGGGCGCCGCGCTGGATGAAGCGGCTCCAGGAGCGCCTGGGGCTGGGCGAAACCGAACTGCCCGACGAACGCAAGCGCCCGACGGTGCGGGAGACCGCGGAAAGCCCGGAGGCGTTGGTGGGTGCCGGCGCACCGGTCCCGCCGCGCCCGGTGGGCCGGCCGCGGCCACCGCACGATCCGACCCATCCGGTGCCCGAGGCTCCGCCGCGTTCCGGTGCGACGACGCGGATCGCCACGCCGGGCGCTGCGCCGTCGGGCGCGGGCACCACGCGGATGCCGGGCGCAGCCAAGGCCGAGGAGCCGCCGACCACGCGGATCGCGATGGCCCGCAACGCCGTACGCAATGCGGTGAACAGTGCGGCCGCCGCGACCCGTCAGGCCGCCAAACCGCCGGCTCCGCCTGCCCCGCAGGCGCCGCGCGAGGACCGTGAAATCGAGTCGTGGCTGGGCGAATTGCGCGGCACCGCAACACCGCCCGGGCCGCCGCCGCCCGTCAAACAAGGACCGCCAACCGCACGGCCGTCGGCCGAGGCCACCCGCGCGATGCCGCGCTCACCGCGCCCCGAGCCCGGCAACGAGCCGACGACAGCGCTTCCGACGCTGGGCAACCCGCCCGAGGGCAGGGCAACCAACGCCGCGCAGGACGACGACGCCACGACGGCGTTCCGCGCGGTACGGCAAAAGGGGAACGCGCCGCAAAGCAGCGGCGATCCCGAGGCCACGGAGAAGATCGACACCCGTGAGGGCGAGGAGCCCAAGCGGCGCGGCGGCGGGGTGAGCGCGCAGGACCTGCTGCGGCGCGAAGGCCGTCTCTAA
- a CDS encoding AI-2E family transporter: MPAGLSVDDEAVSPLVRKAAAWSWRLLVIMAAVVTLLWVVKQLEIIVVPVALATILAALLMPAVDFLHRRGAPRGGAVALMLLGGFAVVGGIMTFVVSQFIEGAPALVEQVTHSIDGVGNWLTDGPLRVSDQQIDQLQKAAVDALRNNQERLTSGALSTATTVTEIVTGALLVLFTLIFLLHGGRNIFAFVTQVFPDHVRDRVRDAGKAGFRSLIGYVRATFLVALVDAVGIGTGLAIMGVPLALPLASLVFLGAFIPLVGAVITGFLAVIVALIAKGWIYALITLGLIIAVQQLEGHVLQPLVMGRAVSIHPLAIVLAIAAGGVMAGIIGALLAVPVMAFLNSAVRVLMARDPVAEEAALAAQDGGRVEAEPDEVPSPSAD, encoded by the coding sequence ATGCCCGCGGGTCTATCTGTGGATGACGAGGCGGTCAGCCCGCTCGTCCGGAAAGCCGCGGCGTGGTCGTGGCGACTGTTGGTGATCATGGCTGCCGTCGTGACCCTGCTCTGGGTGGTCAAACAGCTCGAGATCATCGTCGTCCCGGTTGCGCTGGCGACGATCCTGGCCGCGCTTCTGATGCCCGCCGTCGACTTCCTGCACCGTCGCGGTGCGCCGCGCGGCGGTGCGGTGGCGCTGATGCTGCTCGGCGGGTTCGCGGTCGTCGGCGGAATCATGACGTTCGTCGTCAGCCAGTTCATCGAGGGCGCACCGGCGCTCGTCGAACAGGTGACCCACAGCATCGACGGCGTCGGGAACTGGCTGACCGACGGCCCGCTGCGGGTCAGCGACCAGCAGATCGACCAACTGCAGAAGGCGGCGGTCGATGCGCTGCGCAACAACCAGGAGCGGTTGACCAGCGGCGCACTCTCCACGGCGACGACGGTGACCGAGATCGTCACCGGCGCGCTGCTGGTGCTGTTCACGTTGATTTTCCTGTTGCACGGCGGGCGCAACATATTCGCGTTCGTCACCCAGGTGTTTCCCGACCACGTGCGCGACCGGGTGCGCGACGCCGGCAAGGCCGGGTTCCGCTCGCTGATCGGCTATGTCCGTGCGACGTTCCTGGTCGCGCTGGTCGACGCGGTGGGTATCGGCACCGGTCTGGCCATCATGGGGGTGCCGCTGGCGCTGCCGTTGGCGTCGCTGGTGTTTCTCGGCGCGTTCATCCCGCTGGTCGGCGCCGTGATCACCGGGTTCCTTGCGGTGATCGTCGCGCTGATCGCCAAGGGCTGGATCTACGCGCTGATCACGCTGGGCTTGATCATCGCCGTGCAGCAGTTGGAGGGCCATGTCCTGCAACCGCTGGTGATGGGACGCGCGGTGTCCATCCATCCGCTGGCCATCGTGCTGGCGATCGCGGCGGGCGGGGTGATGGCCGGCATCATCGGGGCGTTGCTGGCGGTGCCGGTGATGGCGTTCCTCAACAGCGCGGTGCGGGTGTTGATGGCGCGGGACCCGGTGGCTGAGGAAGCCGCGCTGGCGGCCCAGGACGGCGGGCGGGTCGAGGCCGAACCCGACGAGGTGCCGTCGCCCTCAGCGGACTAA